TGCGGTGGTTACATAAGTGGTATGTTCGGTTTCTTTTTCGCTGAAGGTCCGGTGTACAACTTTGCTGACGCCAAGAAGAGCGATACGGAGAAGTTTGGTAAGTTTTTCAGAGGAATGTTGGAGGAAGGTGTTTACTTTGCACCGTCTCAGTTCGAGGCTGGGTTTACTAGCTTGGCTCACACTTCCGAGGATATACAGTTCACCATTTCTGCGGCCGAGAGGGTCCTCGGAAGGATCTAGAgcgttcttgttcttgtttttgttttattcatCGGTAGCTTGAGAGTTTTGTATGATGAAATAGCCTTTATGGTGTATTCTCCCGAAGTATTATTGTTTTGTGCATTCAAATGGATTTGTTCTGTCCGATTGTTCGGAATACGACCACACAAACTAATGTTGCTATTGAGATCAAGTTTCCTCAGAAACaagtttaaagaaaaaataaaaaataaatgaaaaagagatTTCCATAATCATTCTCGCGGGGAAAACGGCCGATTGATGTCTGAACTGAACTAGGGTCATCTTATCTAAtaaatacacaaactatttCACTTTGTGAGTTTGTAcccatccaaaaaaaaaaaaaaaattcaatatctGAACTTGTAAAAAATGGGCCTGCGACTGACAACGTGAGTTGGATTTCGACCGCGGACCTGGTCTGCCAATGACTATCAGGGAGCGGTATTAGGATTTAGGCGGAGTTTTCTAAACCCATAAATTAGCGGGCCTCGCAGGATGGATTGTTGCGGGACTGAAATTTTTCAAGATGGACTGAAGGACCCATgtttatttttctcttctttttttgttatacGTGAGAAAATGAAAGAGAAGTGAGAAGAATGTGATTTGGGTGACTTCCCCTAAGAAATGAAAGGAGCTCCGAGAATGACGATTCGAACTCCAACAATTATGATTCGAACTCTGCCAATTATGATTCGAGTTCCGGTGATGACGATTCGAGCTCCGACGATGACAATCGAGCtgtgttttgatttggtgtctctttttttttttttttacttttgaattGGCagctttgatttggtgtttggttttatttaatttttggattcatcaaagtaaaccattgattatgAACTTATGAGTTATAAGCCAATGGAAAAAATCTTATGCAATTATCTTTTCTTAGTATGTTAATATGTTTGGAGTGTGACAAAAGTAATTACAATTATTGTTTTGAATAACAAATAAGCAAATCAGtgatttatgaataatttaatATTCAATCGATGATCTGACTCATGTCCTAGAATGGCATGAAGCGTCATGTTGCGTGTATCCTGTACCGCAGGCTGATCCACAAAAGCTTGTACATATAGCGGGATGGGTTTCAGCAAGCTTTCCAAAGACTGTGGCCCGTGCGGACCTGACCGGACCCGCTTGAAGAAAATCTCATAGCAGTCCGGGACGGGACATCTTGTTTGCCATTTCTAGTGTCAGTAACATGCTAAGGTGGACCGGTTTCTCGAGTTGGTTACTTTTAAGTTAAATGATGTTattttcatgaaaaaaaaaaaccaaaaaaaaaaaaaacagaaaacatggTAACCATAGTTCGAACCTAGGTTGCAAAACATTTATGTTACCTCATTAACCATTTGTTCTACTGAAGATTCATTGTTAACTTAAAAGTAGCCAACTCATCAAAAAATCAGTGCACCTCAACATGTTACCAATATGTTGTGAGTCGCAGATTAAAAGCCGTTTAGGTATCGAATTCAAATTTTTACTAGATTAGGTATAAACTTGCACAGTGAAATAATTGGTATATTGATTAGACAATATGGCCTAGTTCAGACACTAATCGAACGTTTTTTCCCATTATCGCTTAACGATGACACAAGCAAAGTTTGTTTTCGTTTTTCAACATGTGCATAAGCTAATAGATTAATAGGTGGTGGTATGACTTATGTGGTAGtgattattgtatatacaaacaCTACTAGGGGTTGGTGTGATTTAATTTAACATAGGAGAGTACGACGTCTTAATGTATTCATAGGGGACTAATTCAACCTTTTTGTAGACTTGCTTACTTTTAACTCAAATTAAATCTTACACTGAAAATTGTTCGTGAAAGTTGTGAAAGTGTTGCTGAAAAAGGTTTTTATCGCTGACTAAAAAAACAGAGAGTAAATATTTTACTTTAGTTTATGGTTTGCTtcgtgtttattttttttttctaatcacgttttgtcttttataaatccaaccATCTTTTATTACCGATGATTAGTGATCGAAAAATAGTATATGTACCTTGCTGTGATATATTCTTGTCGTGTTCTTGTCAAACATAAAAGGATTGTCAgcctttttttcaaaaaaaaaaaaaacataaaaggaTTGTCATAGCTGCTGGtacaaaaaattcttttttttgtttgaataaaaaattatatttgtatgatattttttgagaagttattttttttatgtcctactcacatatatttatttataaatataaaatgatgaaTCAAACTATATGAACTTAAGACTAATCAAATGAGAATAATAATAAACTGATTCAATTAGAAAGAAACGTAATTTCTAAACCTGCGCCTTTGATCTCAAGAAAACAATTTTCGTACGTTGCTCAAATGCAATGAATGATAAACATCGACAAAAGCAGtcaacaaagttttttttttttgttgaaaaaggGCATAGCAGTCATCAAAGTTAAAACTATGGGAAAGGCCTTTGCCACCACATGGTCAACACACCACAACATTTCactatttaaaccaaacctctTGGCGTCCAACTTCGCCATCGTTTCCATTTACGATCATGGAAGTCAAGAAAGACCAGCACACATCTCCACCGTCTGAGATGATCCCTATCGTTGATCTAAGCAACCCGGACGAAGAGCTAGTGTCACGTGCGGTGGTTAAGGCGAGCCAAGAGTGGGGGATATTTCACGTGGTGAATCATGGGATCTCGATGGATCTGATACGGAGGTTGAAGGAGGTTGGTTCACAGTTCTTCGAGCTACCGGAGACGGAGAAGAAAGCTGTAGCGAAACCAGATGATTCCCAAGACTTCGAAGGTTACACGAGGAATCTCAAGTATACAGAAGGAGAGGTTTGGGCAGAAAATCTTTTCCACAGAATCTTGCCACAGTCATGTATAAACTACAAATACTGGCCGAGAAACCCTCCGCAGTACAGGTACGAGGAATCTTTAGGATACAAACGGTTGTTATAAAATACGGCACTAGAATGAAACATTCATCAAAATGTTGTATGCTCACGTTGAATAAGATTTCACTAGGTAATAACcagcgccttgcgcggaatgtgattattagtttcgttatttttaataaaaacactttaaatctgtttaatctagatatcggttcggttttgagttattttttagtttttaatctcttaaaatataactattattttaaattaatatttattttggtttgttctgttagaatgtttgattttttagttttttcggtaaaaaccaaaaattactattatttgtttattttcatgttagaaattttagataatggtcatgtcgaaccaatggtttcatatcatagtttgtaagcggataatagttcaagaaaaagaaaagaaaattattaagacaaatcatttcactacaatttggtcggtaatgaaagaagcattaagaaaaaaaatatttcaacttccaaaaaaaaatagatacttcagtGGTGGTAAATACTTATAAGGTGCTCACATtaaggtgcacatgtatgtgtatgtaaaagtatataagaataaatgacaaatatataaatatattgttaattaatattaaatgacatttttgttctaaataatacatgaaagataaaattaaaattaattaaaaattaaaaaggccttgacattattgaatttttttcatataaagaaaaatcaattgtatccgtaaatagagGTGGGCACAGATCGAATATCTGGATATTTGGAGGCATTCAAGTCGATTCAATCTTTAGCCACTTGGATACTTGGTGACTCTGATAAccgaaatgatttagaattttaaagaatatcctatttgatccgtaaataaaataaaatttataaaataattgaaaattttaataataacattttattacaaaataaaatattatttaactttttaaactttaatacctattataataaatttaattcataaaatattgtaaaacttatataaactataatatatataacatatatatataattatgtacatatatgtatatatgcatataacagattGAATTTGATAtctgttcctaaaaatattagaatttgtaatttgttttttttattatattttagtaattgatttgtttcgtagagttacatatatacatatttttggttcaaatcaaaacggatagcgaatcgaatcaaaatttagaaatattttgcCTGACTTTATtcgtaaataataaaaataatatatatatttatagtttagattttgattcgttatttgttttgattcgaaaCGAAAAATCCAAAGTTTTATTGCAACCATGcatatgagttttatattaaaaatataaagtatatagtgtgaacacatttatgaatatagtgtgaatacgttagcatatttattatcaaatcattgtaaagttgccacgtgtctattatagtgtgaatgtatttattacaatgcttctcctttaatatataagggattaatATCAATACCATTAAAAGAGGATCATTCTCAAACTATACTTTTAATGAAATTTgcattttttctctaaaaaatatctttattttcataaaaaattaataaaattcatcAATGTCATTTAAGTTTTTTAGTTTTGGGCCTACAAATACACATAAATGGATCTATAAATAAtgaacttatatatatttaaaagatatactgactttaaatttaatataaatataaatatattatgaactataaataaattaagaaacataaaaatattattttcttaaatatacgtATCAATATTCAACATAGATCATTTgaaaattatacatattttcaatacaaaccaaaatcctatatcctacaccatatatcatatacatatttgaatatcattttttcatgtataatatcattttatatataatattgataTGACAATTACGATTGttcaagaatattttaaaaactatcttaaaataattttttaaatccaaaataaaaatacaaacttataataggttattaatacggaaaataaactaatattgtcatatcaataagtttattttatactatcgtcttttatttggataacataataaaattttatcaaattctaaggaatcactaatttatgtaatattaataaatatatgagtagtttaatcaatttaaaaaagTACTATCAGATATTTTGTAATCGGATCAATGGATCAGATCGCAGGTTAATAGTGAGTTATTGGGTTTTCACTGGGTtatatcagatttttaattaacaattttttcattaaatccgaaccgaattaTATACAATGTATCAGGTTTATAGGTTCAACCATGAATCTAGgtcagatatgaaaacaaatcttaaaactcaaacattattGTAGAAAAATTACCATATTTCgaacaaataccatattttgaaagagaaaaaaaaaataattgataaaaacctaaaaactcaattgttatgGTTCAGAACAAAAATAATGGTAATTTGTAAATTAGTTAATagatgaaaaacaaacaaatctgCGCTTTCtaaacgcggatcaaaatctagtttcctCACTTATATTTcattcatatttattacataattcTGCTCATGCTAACGTTTTATTACATTCGAActagttgtaaaaaaaaatcaaattaattcaTATAGTTAGCATTTGATTCTTTTGGCGGCCATGGGTGTTTATAGGGAGGTGACTGAAGAGTACACAAAGGAGACCAAGAAGCTATCGGAGAGGCTTTTGGGTTTTTTATCAGAAGGATTAGGGCTACGGCATGAGGCGTTAAAGGAAGGTCTGGGTGGCGAAAAGTCGGAGTATGTACTGAGAATCAACAACTTCCCGCCTAATCCACAACCGGATGCGACCTTGGGACTGCCGGAGCACACTGACATCGTCGCACTCGCACTCATCGTCACCAATGAAGTTCCAGGTCTTCAGGTTTTCCATGAAGACCACTGGTTTGATGTCCAGTACGTTCCCTCTTCCATAACAGTCACCGTCGGTGATCAGATACTGGtatgtttttgtctttttttttttgtttataacctAATGTCATAAACCAAAACCCCGAGTAGTGCTAGTGGTCATCAAGGCCGGATCTGAAACTGCGGGCTATAAACATTTCTTTAAGAACttcgataattttttttcttaatttggggtctatttcaatataaaaaaatttcaaattttttgaggGTCAAGGCCAATGTTCCATCCGGCAGTGCCTAGATTAAGCCTGCTAATGGTAGAATATGTGAAGAACATGAAGTTAGCTACGTTCATAGTTGGTAaccataatttattttgttgtggatgaatatatattatgaaatataaGTATAGATTATATCACTAGTTTTTGGTGGATCTTGCAGAGGCTGAGCAACGGGAAGTACAAGAATGTGTTGCATAGAGTAACGGTGGATAAAGAAAAGCAGAGGATGTCTTGGCCGGTTTTTGTCGATGCTAATCCTGATGTCGTTATCCGTCCATTGCCGGAGCTGATTACCGGCGATAATCCTTCTATGTTCAAGCCTATTGTCTGCAAGGACTTTAAATACCGTAGGCTTTTCAAGCTTCCGGTCGACTGATCCAAATGATAATcagtttatttttcatattaccaaaaaaaatccccagtcctgtgtgtgtgtgtttatgcTACGTATTGTAAAAATTATCTTCTACGTAAGTTTAGTTCTGCAAAAGGACCAAAT
This genomic interval from Brassica napus cultivar Da-Ae chromosome A6, Da-Ae, whole genome shotgun sequence contains the following:
- the LOC106351880 gene encoding putative inactive flavonol synthase 2 yields the protein MEVKKDQHTSPPSEMIPIVDLSNPDEELVSRAVVKASQEWGIFHVVNHGISMDLIRRLKEVGSQFFELPETEKKAVAKPDDSQDFEGYTRNLKYTEGEVWAENLFHRILPQSCINYKYWPRNPPQYREVTEEYTKETKKLSERLLGFLSEGLGLRHEALKEGLGGEKSEYVLRINNFPPNPQPDATLGLPEHTDIVALALIVTNEVPGLQVFHEDHWFDVQYVPSSITVTVGDQILRLSNGKYKNVLHRVTVDKEKQRMSWPVFVDANPDVVIRPLPELITGDNPSMFKPIVCKDFKYRRLFKLPVD